The following is a genomic window from Verrucomicrobiota bacterium.
CTTGGAGTGCCGGCAGCAGAATGGCTGCTGCGACAGCCGCCGCGCCGACGCCTAGGACAACCTTGCCGATCGCGCCCCATCGCACCAGCTTCACGCCCGTTGCCTTCCGCACCATAACGGCAAGCTGTTCGGGGCTGACCGACTTGAGCATAGCCTTGACGTGCGGCGCGAGGTCCGTCGCGTCGATCGTCCCCTCGTAATCGTTCCACAGCGCCTCGCGGAACGCGTCGTCGTGCGCCGCCCGCTCGTAGAACCGCTGGAGCTCTTCATCACTCATCGTTGATCCTTCATTCCTCCGCCTTCTCTCCCCGCCCCTGTCGCCAGTTCATGCGGCGCGGTCTTGGGCGAGTGTGCACCGCACGACTCGGTGCCGTCCTTCGGTTTCTTGCCTTCGGGGATGGGGTAGAAGCCGAACTCGCGGAGCAGTTCGAGCTTGGGCAGGACGTTGTGCTCCAGGTCGATGTGAAAGAAGCCGGGGAAGATGTCGGAATTGGCCCTGATGAGGTCGAAGTAGTCGCGGTGCTCGTCGGGGATCTCGACCTCGCCGCCACGACAGACCTCGTGACCGGTGAAGACGAACTCGGGCAGCAGGTACGGGCAGAACTCGAGCGTGGCCTTGTCCTTCCACTCCTCGTAGAGCACCGTCTGCGGCAAGAGCGAGAGCAGACTCGGCAAGATGCGCGCGCCCATCATACGGAACGACACCATCTGGAACAGCGTCTGGTTGAAGTCCTCCATCGTCTCGAACGGGAACCCCCAGATGAAGAACGTGTCCGTGCGCGGGAAGATGTCGACCGCTTTCGGGATCAGCTCGAGCGCCTGCGCCGCCGTGAAGCCTTTTTTCGTCTCCTTAAGAATCCGGTCGGAGCCCGACTCAATGCCGAACCGCAGTTCGAGGCAACCGCAGTCGGCCATGGCGTGCATCATCTCCTCGTCGACGAGGTTAACGCGCCCGAACGCTTTCCACTCGACACCTAACCTGGACTCGACGAGCGCCTTGCAGAACTCCATCACCTGCCGCTTGCCCGAGATGAAGAACTCGTCCTGGAAGAGGAACAGATCAACGCCGGCTTCTCTGTGTAGGAACGCCATCTCGGCGACGATGTTCTTTGCACTGCGCGAGTAGCTCTCGAGGTCCCATACCGGCGCGACCGAGCAGAACGTGCACGGATACGGACAGCCGCGGCTCGTCATCATGCCGTAGCCGGCGTACCGTTTCAGGTCAACCTTGTGGAAGGCCGGGAACGGGATCGCGTCGAGGTCCTTGAGCCGTGGTTGCCTCGGATTGTGGCGTGCGCCGTCGCCGTCGCGGTACGAGATGCCACGCACCGTCGAGAGATCGCGTCCGTCGGTGAGCGATCGCATCAGCTCGACGCCCGAGACTTCCGCCTCGCCGCGGCTGATGATGTCCATCCACGGAAACCGCGTGAGGATCTTGTCCTCGACCGCCTTCGACCCCACCCCGCCGAGCACGACGGTCCGGTCCGGCCACCGCTCCTTGATCGCCCGAATCGCCAGGATCGTGAACGGCAGCAGGTTGGCCATGCACGACAGGCCGATGACGGGCGCCGGGTCCTTGAGGAACTCGAGGAAGTTGCCCATGTCGAAGGGATCATCGAAGGGCGCGCACTGGTAATCGCGGAAATCGACGTCGAAACCGGCGTCCTCGAGCGCGCGCGTCAGGTACAGGCACCCAAGCGGCACGTGCAGCTCGCGCTCGATCTGCTCCCCATACCGCATGAAGAGCATGTTGAGGTTGACAAGTGTCAGGTCGGGCATGAACTAGTTGCCTCTGTCGTTCTCATCCGCCGTGTAGCCGAAGATGACGATGGGCCGG
Proteins encoded in this region:
- a CDS encoding radical SAM protein; this translates as MPDLTLVNLNMLFMRYGEQIERELHVPLGCLYLTRALEDAGFDVDFRDYQCAPFDDPFDMGNFLEFLKDPAPVIGLSCMANLLPFTILAIRAIKERWPDRTVVLGGVGSKAVEDKILTRFPWMDIISRGEAEVSGVELMRSLTDGRDLSTVRGISYRDGDGARHNPRQPRLKDLDAIPFPAFHKVDLKRYAGYGMMTSRGCPYPCTFCSVAPVWDLESYSRSAKNIVAEMAFLHREAGVDLFLFQDEFFISGKRQVMEFCKALVESRLGVEWKAFGRVNLVDEEMMHAMADCGCLELRFGIESGSDRILKETKKGFTAAQALELIPKAVDIFPRTDTFFIWGFPFETMEDFNQTLFQMVSFRMMGARILPSLLSLLPQTVLYEEWKDKATLEFCPYLLPEFVFTGHEVCRGGEVEIPDEHRDYFDLIRANSDIFPGFFHIDLEHNVLPKLELLREFGFYPIPEGKKPKDGTESCGAHSPKTAPHELATGAGREGGGMKDQR